One window from the genome of Glycine soja cultivar W05 chromosome 12, ASM419377v2, whole genome shotgun sequence encodes:
- the LOC114380465 gene encoding uncharacterized protein LOC114380465 isoform X1, protein MSMFHLICGIWGLLSLSFCTVVGCASCCPYQFFQQSNRRFEQKTDRFWKFSEEADRWVEVQLPCDLISGGDSECGKVKNRREESLDQEHGFDDKKKRLDRKDGKIGVLGPFDVVLMPLRKRISLTKMSETSVWVTGESGSIYERFWNGLEWVFAPHDLPISAGRAVAVFIINQMILALSESGNLYQMHLQLGETSQPVWVEFSATLNQIKDNDQEKNSLILMKSGVVSDDGQRGYFCTKNGTLVEIDVAESPRWTNHGQPAGANVAAIAAVASKRKVVYTISSAGDLYEYDRKSKPSWKKHIWQEKKAKVSPLMPSKGCILHGLSGDHSESLFLLTKEGTLVERRLHQRKWKWVVHGSPEHQTLTSITPPLQDESWETFISLFFTSSAGSVFEYQMPKQLGTALNNQFPEAWGSHEHPLHAKAARDIAGLPLQVGRILFALDDGRLAELHLAGLGGENSGPSVPQNFRRKASTKYVWTILDVPESEGWNAEYCTEERGPRNCMTGTKDESNDSGISSVTGRRKQSQAQNYYLPLGTGGEPNRSSEEYNLPDDWISNNFRLRLLYEGKSFFLITNDGWVFEYVCIENVWVWLRHDSSSTMNGIVGSYNGSLFMADTFGSLFLREWSDNEIAWRNCTAMRKGRSIVAGQPWDRLPGKARRATTEDSIFFVSKNGRLLQFMVYMRKFKWKDCKNPQNVKVASIVDQELFRENIVFVIGRNGRLYQYNKVTDLWHEHYQSQHLILSQFPGTVIRPSTKSLSGSLFMLSREGGLVEYQWTTWYGWNWVEHGTPYKGVKLVGSPGPSFEGNQLLLIGSDGKVYLRYLDKDAWKWKDCSFPSMGNKIVETHSGGINEEKPVRIDENCASGLNKDQDNLADLNLNCEPKVASTRPIPFSEGSVIFELRDGRLAELQLVEETEWAWSRIIGTPNSLCLENYWIALASS, encoded by the exons ATGTCAATGTTCCATTTGATATGTGGCATCTGGGGGCTCTTGTCTTTGAGCTTTTGTACTGTTGTGGGCTGTGCTTCATGCTGTCCATATCAGTTTTTTCAGCAAAGCAATAGAAGGTTTGAGCAGAAAACTGATAGGTTTTGGAAGTTCAGTGAAGAAGCTGATAGATGGGTTGAAGTGCAACTGCCTTGTGATCTGATATCTGGTGGTGATAGTGAGTGTGGTAAAGTGAAGAACAGAAGGGAAGAAAGTTTGGATCAAGAACATGGATTTGATGACAAAAAGAAGAGGCTGGACAGAAAGGATGGTAAAATAGGAGTATTGGGGCCCTTCGATGTGGTTCTGATGCCTCTGAGAAAGAGAATTTCATTGACCAAAATGTCTGAGACATCTGTGTGGGTCACTGGTGAAAGTGGCTCTATCTATGAGAGGTTTTGGAATGGATTAGAATGGGTGTTTGCCCCTCATGACTTGCCAATATCAGCAGGACGTGCAGTTGCAGTTTTTATCATCAATCAGATGATTCTTGCTCTATCTGAATCAGGGAATCTGTATCAG atGCATCTGCAACTTGGTGAAACTTCACAGCCAGTTTGGGTTGAATTCTCGGCTACACtcaatcaaatcaaagataatgatCAGGAGAAAAATTCTTTGATATTGATGAAGTCTGGTGTGGTGTCAGATGATGGGCA AAGAGGTTATTTCTGTACAAAGAATGGAACACTGGTAGAAATTGATGTGGCTGAGTCTCCAAG ATGGACAAATCATGGCCAACCAGCTGGAGCAAATGTTGCAGCTATAGCTGCTGTTGCTTCTAAACGAAAAGTAGTATACACCATAAG TTCTGCCGGAGATCTTTATGAATATGATAGAAAATCAAAACCATCGTGGAAGAAACACATATGGcaagaaaaaaaagcaaaagtttCACCTTTGATGCCATCTAAAGGGTGCATTTTACATGGATTGAGTGGTGATCATTCCGAATCTCTGTTTCTTTTAACCAAG GAAGGTACTTTGGTGGAGAGAAGATTACATCAAAGAAAGTGGAAATGGGTAGTCCATGGAAGTCCTGAACATCAAACTTTGACGTCCATCACACCACCTTTGCAAGATGAATCATGGGAAACattcatttctttattttttacttcttcAGCCGGATCTGTTTTTGAATATCAAATGCCAAAACAATTAG GCACTGCGCTGAATAATCAGTTTCCAGAAGCATGGGGAAGTCATGAACATCCCTTACATGCAAAAGCAGCAAGAGATATAGCTGGCTTACCATTACAAGTTGGGAGGATACTGTTTGCACTAGATGATGGTAGACTTGCAGAATTGCATCTAGCAGGACTAGGTGGTGAAAATTCAGGACCATCTGTTCCACAAAACTTTCGAAGGAAAGCATCAACTAAATATGTTTGGACTATATTAGATGTGCCAGAGAGTGAAGGATGGAATGCAGAATATTGCACAGAAGAACGTGGCCCCCGGAATTGCATGACAGGAACAAAAGATGAGTCAAATGATTCAGGAATAAGTTCAGTAACAGGCAGGAGAAAGCAAAGCCAAGCACAGAATTATTACTTGCCTCTAGGCACAGGTGGTGAACCGAATAGATCTTCAGAAGAATACAATCTTCCGGATGACTGGATTAGTAATAACTTCCGCTTAAGATTGTTGTATGAAGGCAAGTCATTCTTCTTAATAACGAATGATGGTTGGGTTTTCGAATATGTTTGTATTGAGAATGTATGGGTATGGTTGAGGCATGATAGCTCCTCAACTATGAATGGTATAGTGGGGAGCTATAATGGAAGTTTATTCATGGCTGATACATTTGGGAGTTTGTTCCTTAGAGAATGGAGTGATAATGAGATAGCATGGAGGAATTGCACTGCTATGAGGAAAGGAAGAAGTATTGTTGCAGGTCAACCATGGGATAGATTACCAGGTAAAGCAAGGAGGGCTACAACTGAAGATTCAATCTTCTTTGTGAGCAAAAATGGAAGATTACTGCAGTTCATG GTTTACATGAGGAAGTTTAAATGGAAAGACTGCAAAAATCCTCAAAATGTTAAAGTTGCAAGTATAGTTGACCAAGAATTGTTCAGGGAAAATATAGTCtttgtcattggaagaaatGGTCGGCTATATCAGTATAACAAAGTGACTGATCTGTGGCATGAGCATTACCAATCTCAACATTTGATTCTATCACAGTTTCCTGGAACAGTTATTAGACCATCAACAAAATCACTCTCAGGCTCTCTCTTCATGCTTTCAAGAGAAGGTGGTCTTGTTGAGTACCAGTGGACTACATGGTATGGATGGAACTGGGTAGAACATGGAACACCCTATAAAGGTGTAAAACTGGTTGGTTCACCTGGTCCTAGCTTTGAAGGCAATCAACTACTTTTAATTGGTTCAGATGGAAAAGTATACCTAAGATACCTAGACAAAGATGCATGGAAGTGGAAGGATTGTAGTTTCCCCTCTATGGGAAATAAAATTGTTGAAACACATAGTGGAGGAATCAATGAGGAGAAACCAGTTCGGATCGATGAAAATTGTGCATCTGGCTTAAATAAGGACCAAGATAACCTTGCTGACCTTAACTTAAATTGTGAACCAAAG GTGGCATCCACAAGACCAATTCCATTTTCTGAAGGTTCTGTCATATTTGAGCTCAGAGATGGCAGG TTGGCAGAATTACAACTTGTAGAGGAGACAGAATGGGCTTGGTCACGGATCATTGGCACACCAAACAGTTTATGCTTGGAAAATTATTGGATTGCACTAGCATCGTCATAA
- the LOC114380465 gene encoding uncharacterized protein LOC114380465 isoform X2, which translates to MHLQLGETSQPVWVEFSATLNQIKDNDQEKNSLILMKSGVVSDDGQRGYFCTKNGTLVEIDVAESPRWTNHGQPAGANVAAIAAVASKRKVVYTISSAGDLYEYDRKSKPSWKKHIWQEKKAKVSPLMPSKGCILHGLSGDHSESLFLLTKEGTLVERRLHQRKWKWVVHGSPEHQTLTSITPPLQDESWETFISLFFTSSAGSVFEYQMPKQLGTALNNQFPEAWGSHEHPLHAKAARDIAGLPLQVGRILFALDDGRLAELHLAGLGGENSGPSVPQNFRRKASTKYVWTILDVPESEGWNAEYCTEERGPRNCMTGTKDESNDSGISSVTGRRKQSQAQNYYLPLGTGGEPNRSSEEYNLPDDWISNNFRLRLLYEGKSFFLITNDGWVFEYVCIENVWVWLRHDSSSTMNGIVGSYNGSLFMADTFGSLFLREWSDNEIAWRNCTAMRKGRSIVAGQPWDRLPGKARRATTEDSIFFVSKNGRLLQFMVYMRKFKWKDCKNPQNVKVASIVDQELFRENIVFVIGRNGRLYQYNKVTDLWHEHYQSQHLILSQFPGTVIRPSTKSLSGSLFMLSREGGLVEYQWTTWYGWNWVEHGTPYKGVKLVGSPGPSFEGNQLLLIGSDGKVYLRYLDKDAWKWKDCSFPSMGNKIVETHSGGINEEKPVRIDENCASGLNKDQDNLADLNLNCEPKVASTRPIPFSEGSVIFELRDGRLAELQLVEETEWAWSRIIGTPNSLCLENYWIALASS; encoded by the exons atGCATCTGCAACTTGGTGAAACTTCACAGCCAGTTTGGGTTGAATTCTCGGCTACACtcaatcaaatcaaagataatgatCAGGAGAAAAATTCTTTGATATTGATGAAGTCTGGTGTGGTGTCAGATGATGGGCA AAGAGGTTATTTCTGTACAAAGAATGGAACACTGGTAGAAATTGATGTGGCTGAGTCTCCAAG ATGGACAAATCATGGCCAACCAGCTGGAGCAAATGTTGCAGCTATAGCTGCTGTTGCTTCTAAACGAAAAGTAGTATACACCATAAG TTCTGCCGGAGATCTTTATGAATATGATAGAAAATCAAAACCATCGTGGAAGAAACACATATGGcaagaaaaaaaagcaaaagtttCACCTTTGATGCCATCTAAAGGGTGCATTTTACATGGATTGAGTGGTGATCATTCCGAATCTCTGTTTCTTTTAACCAAG GAAGGTACTTTGGTGGAGAGAAGATTACATCAAAGAAAGTGGAAATGGGTAGTCCATGGAAGTCCTGAACATCAAACTTTGACGTCCATCACACCACCTTTGCAAGATGAATCATGGGAAACattcatttctttattttttacttcttcAGCCGGATCTGTTTTTGAATATCAAATGCCAAAACAATTAG GCACTGCGCTGAATAATCAGTTTCCAGAAGCATGGGGAAGTCATGAACATCCCTTACATGCAAAAGCAGCAAGAGATATAGCTGGCTTACCATTACAAGTTGGGAGGATACTGTTTGCACTAGATGATGGTAGACTTGCAGAATTGCATCTAGCAGGACTAGGTGGTGAAAATTCAGGACCATCTGTTCCACAAAACTTTCGAAGGAAAGCATCAACTAAATATGTTTGGACTATATTAGATGTGCCAGAGAGTGAAGGATGGAATGCAGAATATTGCACAGAAGAACGTGGCCCCCGGAATTGCATGACAGGAACAAAAGATGAGTCAAATGATTCAGGAATAAGTTCAGTAACAGGCAGGAGAAAGCAAAGCCAAGCACAGAATTATTACTTGCCTCTAGGCACAGGTGGTGAACCGAATAGATCTTCAGAAGAATACAATCTTCCGGATGACTGGATTAGTAATAACTTCCGCTTAAGATTGTTGTATGAAGGCAAGTCATTCTTCTTAATAACGAATGATGGTTGGGTTTTCGAATATGTTTGTATTGAGAATGTATGGGTATGGTTGAGGCATGATAGCTCCTCAACTATGAATGGTATAGTGGGGAGCTATAATGGAAGTTTATTCATGGCTGATACATTTGGGAGTTTGTTCCTTAGAGAATGGAGTGATAATGAGATAGCATGGAGGAATTGCACTGCTATGAGGAAAGGAAGAAGTATTGTTGCAGGTCAACCATGGGATAGATTACCAGGTAAAGCAAGGAGGGCTACAACTGAAGATTCAATCTTCTTTGTGAGCAAAAATGGAAGATTACTGCAGTTCATG GTTTACATGAGGAAGTTTAAATGGAAAGACTGCAAAAATCCTCAAAATGTTAAAGTTGCAAGTATAGTTGACCAAGAATTGTTCAGGGAAAATATAGTCtttgtcattggaagaaatGGTCGGCTATATCAGTATAACAAAGTGACTGATCTGTGGCATGAGCATTACCAATCTCAACATTTGATTCTATCACAGTTTCCTGGAACAGTTATTAGACCATCAACAAAATCACTCTCAGGCTCTCTCTTCATGCTTTCAAGAGAAGGTGGTCTTGTTGAGTACCAGTGGACTACATGGTATGGATGGAACTGGGTAGAACATGGAACACCCTATAAAGGTGTAAAACTGGTTGGTTCACCTGGTCCTAGCTTTGAAGGCAATCAACTACTTTTAATTGGTTCAGATGGAAAAGTATACCTAAGATACCTAGACAAAGATGCATGGAAGTGGAAGGATTGTAGTTTCCCCTCTATGGGAAATAAAATTGTTGAAACACATAGTGGAGGAATCAATGAGGAGAAACCAGTTCGGATCGATGAAAATTGTGCATCTGGCTTAAATAAGGACCAAGATAACCTTGCTGACCTTAACTTAAATTGTGAACCAAAG GTGGCATCCACAAGACCAATTCCATTTTCTGAAGGTTCTGTCATATTTGAGCTCAGAGATGGCAGG TTGGCAGAATTACAACTTGTAGAGGAGACAGAATGGGCTTGGTCACGGATCATTGGCACACCAAACAGTTTATGCTTGGAAAATTATTGGATTGCACTAGCATCGTCATAA
- the LOC114380247 gene encoding uncharacterized protein LOC114380247: protein MANTILDQGGCTNLWPFRVDELRDSKQLVKKLSIPQDTKQFVFALRDPHTQSIIYILSSLNLSERSASDATCLIKEIKPDAVLVQAAVSPFSELQSEEDSVPVPTSSFGVIKRCFLDKIGRDMYESVACNFVLREIFGTSFHGPLLAAKRAAEDVGSSFLVIESPSSWGNSNNSDSDSNSYRGSHFRSLINSLVPKQHAASWAPSALKRFSLDKELRMMLAKALSGSLDPLLLSSGANAGSVLEKGNEEIQPSNSYETPGFARSIYALLEDLYSIFGDLPSLGKALAHVQKMLLDVNRGEGLRPSNRKGAAKSDNIEFSEIPADDKLHTLFAQAIRSQTDKFKTIVAVVDAIALAGLRKHWDTPLPVEVKELVGELITNSEVKGVMMNHSEKKWLLTDKPMVAVGAGATAVFGASSLTKVVPASTLVKVITFKIPTSLKISLSQMQKVLAFAFGHYKVVAPGIATSGAKTSGIMEAAVSAEKI from the exons ATGGCCAACACAATACTTGATCAGGGAGGTTGCACG AACCTATGGCCATTCAGAGTGGACGAGCTAAGAGATTCGAAGCAATTGGTGAAGAAACTGAGCATCCCCCAAGACACGAAGCAATTCGTATTCGCGCTGCGTGATCCCCATACCCAATCAATCATTTACATTCTCTCCTCTCTCAATTTATCGGAGCGATCAGCCTCCGATGCCACGTGTCTCATCAAGGAGATCAAACCCGACGCCGTTTTGGTGCAAGCCGCCGTTTCCCCCTTCTCCGAGCTTCAGTCCGAAGAGGACTCCGTTCCGGTACCAACCTCTTCTTTCGGGGTAATCAAACGTTGTTTTCTTGATAAAATTGGTAGGGACATGTACGAGAGTGTTGCATGTAACTTTGTGTTGAGGGAGATTTTCGGGACCAGTTTTCATGGTCCCTTGTTGGCTGCTAAGAGGGCTGCTGAGGATGTTGGATCTTCGTTTCTTGTTATAGAgtctccttcttcttggggtaatagtaataatagtgaTAGTGATAGCAACTCCTATAGGGGGAGTCATTTTCGGAGTCTTATTAATAGTTTGGTTCCTAAGCAGCATGCTGCTTCTTGGGCTCCTTCGGCTTTGAAGAGGTTTTCTCTTGATAAGGAACTTAGGATGATGTTGGCCAAGGCTTTATCTGGTTCTTTGGATCCACTTTTGCTTAGTAGTGGTGCTAATGCTGGTTCTGTTTTGGAGAAGGGTAATGAGGAAATTCAGCCATCGAATAGTTATGAGACCCCTGGTTTTGCCAGGTCTATTTATGCTTTGCTTGAGGATTTGTATAGTATATTTGGTGATCTTCCGTCGCTTGGGAAGGCACTGGCACATGTGCAGAAGATGCTGTTGGATGTGAATAGAGGGGAG GGGTTGAGGCCGAGTAATAGGAAAGGTGCTGCAAAGTCAGATAACATTGAGTTCTCGGAGATTCCGGCTGATGACAAGTTGCACACTCTCTTTGCGCAGGCCATTCGGAGTCAGACTGATAAGTTTAAGACCATTGTGGCGGTGGTAGATGCTATTGCCTTGGCTGGTCTTAGGAAGCACTGGGATACTCCTCTTCCTGTTGAAGTCAAAGAGTTGGTTGGAGAGCTGATCACAAATTCTGAGGTCAAAGGGGTTATGATgaatcatagtgagaagaagTGGTTATTAACAGATAAACCTATGGTGGCAGTAGGGGCTGGAGCGACAGCAGTTTTTGGAGCTTCATCACTGACCAAAGTAGTCCCTGCATCAACACTGGTGAAGGTTATCACTTTCAAAATTCCAACTTCACTCAAAATCAGTCTCAGCCAGATGCAGAAAGTGCTGGCTTTTGCCTTTGGCCATTATAAAGTTGTGGCTCCAGGGATTGCGACTTCAGGAGCCAAAACATCTGGCATCATGGAGGCAGCAGTATCTGCTGAAAAGATTTGA
- the LOC114380226 gene encoding porphobilinogen deaminase, chloroplastic-like: METLCSALVFPSFRIRTSAFSKCGIRASIAVEQQTSQTKVALLRIGTRGSPLALAQAYETRDKLMASHAELAEEGAIQIVIIKTTGDKILSQPLADIGGKGLFTKEIDEALINGDIDIAVHSMKDVPTYLPDKTILPCNLPREDVRDAFISLSAASLADLPSGSIVGTASLRRKSQILHRYPSLNVEENFRGNVQTRLRKLSEGIVQATLLALAGLKRLNMTENVTSILSIDDMLPAVAQGAIGIACRSNDDKMAEYLASLNHEETRLAVSCERAFLEKLEGSCRTPIAGYASRNEDGNCLFRGLVASPDGIRVLETSRIGPYAFEDMIKMGKDAGEELLSRAGPGFFSR, from the exons ATGGAGACCCTCTGCTCTGCATTGGTGTTCCCATCTTTCAGAATCAGAACTTCAGCTTTCTCCAAATGTGGCATCAGGGCTTCCATTGCCGTTGAGCAACAAACTTCCCAGACTAAGGTTGCTCTCCTCAGAATTGGTACCAGAGGAAG TCCACTAGCTCTGGCTCAGGCATATGAGACCAGAGACAAGCTCATGGCATCACATGCAGAGCTAGCAGAAGAAGGGGCTATTCAGattgtaataataaaaacaactgGTGACAAAATACTATCACAGCCACTTGCAGACATTGGTGGGAAGGGCCTATTCACAAAAGAAATAGACGAGGCACTCATAAACGGTGACATTGACATCGCTGTCCACTCAATGAAAGATGTTCCTACGTACTTACCTGATAAAACAATTCTACCATGCAACCTTCCACGTGAGGATGTAAGAGATGCATTTATATCCTTGAGTGCAGCTTCACTGGCTGATCTACCCTCTGGAAGTATTGTTGGTACTGCTTCACTCAGACGAAAGTCACAGATACTGCACAGATACCCATCTCTAAAT GTGGAGGAAAATTTCCGTGGCAATGTCCAAACAAGGCTGAGAAAACTCAGTGAGGGCATTGTCCAAGCTACCCTATTGGCATTAGCTGGACTCAAACGTTTAAATATGACGGAAAATGTGACTTCGATCCTATCAATTGATGACATGCTTCCAGCTGTTGCCCAAGGTGCAATTGGAATAGCCTGTAGAAGTAATGATGATAAAATG GCGGAATACCTTGCTTCACTGAATCATGAAGAAACAAGACTAGCAGTTTCCTGTGAAAGAGCCTTCCTTGAAAAGTTGGAAGGGTCTTGCCGCACTCCTATTGCAGGCTATGCTAGCAGAAATGAGGATGGCAATTGCTTGTTTAGAGGATTAGTTGCATCCCCTGATGGAATCCGTG TGCTTGAAACTTCCAGAATTGGCCCATATGCTTTCGAAGATATGATAAAGATGGGTAAGGATGCTGGAGAGGAGCTTCTTTCTCGAGCCGGACCTGGCTTTTTCAGTCGTTAA
- the LOC114380262 gene encoding 30S ribosomal protein S9, mitochondrial-like, with product MLSRLIPKPSHLRRFLSIPLKPSHTAVNPFFTVVVPKHFSTNRGGGNDGDGKDPFSSRVWKDFRETEEKLDAFFEEEEECGSLAGMNDDGSSGGRRREERGWLQEEEQGWLQEKGLDDADEDAIFKGIDEESGDAGGGGGFDESNFGVRAGEDFKPWSMKGEEDDKKDVFDFKEDVGHEGNFTALDINPKVDVEQLEKEEQALTAVVKGPKRAFGDLIAASGITDEMLDSLIALKDFDGVHGLPPLSVIEDMRYEKNTRKSTRGEMERLKQEEAAKARVKQVDDKGRAYGTGRRKCSVARVWVQPGNGQFTVNDKEFDVYFPMLEHRATLLRPFSETKTLGLWDVDCTVKGGGVSGQVGAIRLGISKALQNWEPDLRPALRNAGFLTRDSRVVERKKPGKAKARKSFQWVKR from the exons ATGCTCTCTCGTTTAATTCCCAAACCCTCTCATCTCCGTCGCTTTCTCTCTATTCCGTTGAAACCGTCCCACACGGCTGTGAATCCCTTCTTCACCGTCGTCGTTCCCAAACACTTCTCCACCAACCGTGGCGGCGGCAACGACGGCGATGGCAAGGACCCCTTTTCCTCCCGCGTGTGGAAGGATTTCCGGGAGACCGAGGAGAAGCTTGACGCGTTCTtcgaggaggaggaggagtgcGGGAGCCTCGCCGGAATGAACGACGACGGAAGCAGTGGTGGGAGGAGAAGGGAGGAGCGGGGGTGGCTGCAAGAGGAAGAACAGGGGTGGTTGCAAGAGAAGGGTTTGGATGATGCAGATGAAGATGCTATATTTAAAGGGATCGACGAGGAAAGCGGAGACgccggtggtggtggtggttttgATGAGAGCAATTTTGGAGTGAGAGCAGGAGAGGACTTCAAACCTTGGAGCATGAAGGGGGAGGAGGACGACAAAAAGGATGTGTTTGATTTCAAAGAGGATGTGGGGCATGAAGGGAACTTCACTGCTTTGGATATTAATCCTAAAGTCGATGTTGAACAGCTTGAGAAGGAAGAACAAGCTCTCACTGCTGTTGTCAAAG GCCCAAAACGTGCATTTGGTGATTTGATTGCTGCTTCTGGAATCACGGATGAGATGCTTGACAGTTTGATTGCGTTGAAAGACTTTGATGGGGTTCATGGGTTGCCCCCTCTTAGTGTAATTGAAGACATGAGGTATGAGAAGAATACTAGAAAATCCACTAGAGGTGAAATGGAGCGTCTGAAGCAAGAGGAAGCTGCTAAAGCTAGAGTGAAGCAGGTTGATGATAAAGGACGTGCTTATGGAACAGGAAGAAGAAAATGCAGTGTTGCCCGTGTCTGGGTTCAGCCTGGTAATGGTCAATTTACTGTTAATGATAAAGAGTTTGATGTCTATTTTCCAATGCTTGAGCATCGTGCTACTCTCCTTCGACCTTTCTCCGAGACAAAGACTTTGGGGCTCTGGGATGTCGATTGTACTGTGAAAGGAGGTGGTGTGTCAG GGCAAGTTGGAGCTATACGATTGGGGATCAGCAAGGCTTTGCAAAACTGGGAACCAGATTTGCGGCCTGCACTTAGAAATG CTGGTTTCCTGACAAGGGACTCACGAGTGGTAGAAAGGAAAAAGCCAGGAAAGGCCAAAGCAAGAAAAAGTTTCCAATGGGTCAAGCGTTGA